The Flexivirga oryzae genome has a segment encoding these proteins:
- a CDS encoding shikimate dehydrogenase, translated as MLTRHRAAVLGKPIAHSLSPVLHRAAYDALGLAEWSYDVRECDAAGLRELVAGLGPTWRGLSLTMPLKEEALLIADTSSVIARQTGAVNTLVRDGARWHGENTDVFGIREALKDAGVGSGHPVSRAVVVGSGATARSALAALADLGVAEVVFAVRKRVRASTLAQARDHGFRVSVVRDQEAAAMVLQSPLVISAVPAGAADSLALAVAQEAARSGAAVAGGVLLDVVYADWPTALAEAAASYGARVVPGIEMLIHQGAAQVELMTGHAAPLEAMQRAGRAAAGLVHGAPN; from the coding sequence GTGCTGACCCGCCATCGCGCGGCGGTCCTCGGGAAGCCGATCGCCCATTCGTTGTCGCCGGTGCTGCACCGGGCGGCCTACGACGCGCTCGGCCTCGCCGAGTGGTCCTACGACGTGCGCGAATGCGACGCCGCCGGTCTGCGCGAGCTCGTCGCGGGCCTCGGACCGACCTGGCGCGGGCTGTCGCTCACCATGCCGCTGAAGGAGGAGGCGCTGCTGATCGCCGATACCTCCAGCGTCATCGCCCGGCAGACCGGCGCCGTCAACACCTTGGTGCGCGACGGCGCGCGGTGGCACGGGGAGAACACCGACGTGTTCGGCATCCGGGAGGCGCTGAAGGACGCCGGCGTGGGTTCCGGTCACCCGGTCTCGCGGGCGGTCGTCGTCGGCTCGGGTGCCACCGCCCGCTCCGCGCTCGCGGCACTGGCCGACCTCGGTGTCGCCGAGGTCGTGTTCGCCGTCCGCAAGCGCGTGCGCGCGTCGACCCTCGCGCAGGCACGGGACCACGGGTTCCGCGTGTCCGTGGTGCGTGACCAGGAGGCAGCGGCGATGGTGCTGCAGTCCCCGCTCGTGATCAGCGCCGTGCCCGCGGGCGCGGCGGACTCGCTGGCGCTCGCCGTCGCACAGGAGGCGGCGCGGTCCGGTGCCGCCGTCGCCGGCGGGGTGCTCCTCGACGTCGTGTATGCCGACTGGCCGACCGCGCTGGCCGAGGCCGCGGCGTCATACGGTGCCCGGGTGGTGCCCGGGATCGAGATGCTGATCCACCAGGGCGCGGCCCAGGTGGAGCTGATGACCGGGCATGCCGCGCCGCTGGAGGCGATGCAGCGTGCGGGTCGTGCGGCCGCCGGTCTGGTCCACGGCGCGCCCAACTGA
- the aroC gene encoding chorismate synthase, with the protein MLRWLTAGESHGPELTAVIDGLPAGITISAQDLADALARRRLGYGRGARMKFEQDKVSFNGGVRHGSTLGSPVAITIVNTEWPKWQVVMSPEAIDPEALAAAADVGASGEIARNRPLTRPRPGHADLVGMQKYGFDEARPVLERASARETAARVALGRVAAAFLEQALGIRLVSHTVAIGGEEVADDAPLPGPDDVAELDADPVRSLDADGSARMVAVIDAAKKDGDTLGGVVEVLAYGVPPGLGSHVHGDRRLDSQLAGALMGIQAIKGVEVGDGFRTAARRGSAAHDEIVREEGRIRRETNRAGGTEGGMSTGEVLRVRAAMKPISTVPRALRTVDVSTGEEATAIHQRSDVCAVPAAGVVAEAMVALVLAKAALEKFGGDSVAEVARNHASYLAAIPELLR; encoded by the coding sequence ATGCTTCGTTGGTTGACTGCAGGTGAATCCCACGGGCCGGAGCTGACCGCCGTGATCGACGGGCTCCCGGCCGGGATCACCATCAGCGCGCAAGACCTCGCCGATGCGCTCGCGCGGCGCCGGCTCGGGTACGGGCGTGGCGCCCGGATGAAGTTCGAGCAGGACAAGGTGTCCTTCAACGGCGGTGTCCGGCACGGCAGCACCCTGGGCTCGCCGGTCGCGATCACCATCGTCAACACCGAGTGGCCCAAGTGGCAGGTCGTGATGAGCCCCGAGGCGATCGACCCGGAGGCGCTCGCGGCGGCCGCGGACGTGGGTGCGTCCGGTGAGATCGCCCGCAACCGGCCGCTGACCCGGCCACGCCCGGGACATGCCGATCTGGTGGGCATGCAGAAGTACGGCTTCGACGAGGCCCGTCCCGTGCTGGAGCGCGCGTCGGCCCGGGAGACCGCAGCACGGGTCGCGCTCGGCCGGGTGGCCGCGGCGTTCCTGGAGCAGGCGCTCGGGATCCGGCTGGTCTCGCACACGGTCGCGATCGGCGGCGAGGAGGTCGCCGACGACGCACCGCTGCCCGGCCCGGACGATGTCGCCGAACTCGACGCCGACCCGGTGCGCAGCCTGGATGCGGACGGTTCGGCCCGGATGGTCGCCGTCATCGATGCGGCGAAGAAGGACGGCGACACCCTCGGCGGGGTCGTCGAGGTGCTCGCGTACGGCGTCCCGCCGGGACTCGGGTCCCACGTGCACGGGGACCGGCGGCTGGACTCCCAGCTCGCCGGTGCACTGATGGGGATCCAGGCGATCAAGGGCGTCGAGGTCGGCGACGGATTCCGCACCGCCGCGCGCCGCGGGTCGGCTGCGCACGACGAGATCGTCCGCGAGGAGGGCCGGATCCGCCGCGAGACCAACCGTGCCGGCGGCACCGAGGGCGGTATGTCGACCGGCGAGGTGCTGCGCGTGCGCGCGGCGATGAAGCCGATCTCGACGGTGCCGCGTGCGTTGCGGACCGTCGACGTGTCGACCGGGGAGGAGGCCACCGCCATACATCAACGGTCCGACGTGTGCGCCGTGCCGGCGGCCGGAGTCGTCGCCGAGGCGATGGTCGCGCTGGTGCTGGCCAAGGCGGCACTGGAGAAGTTCGGCGGCGACAGCGTCGCCGAGGTCGCGCGCAACCATGCGTCATACCTTGCCGCCATCCCGGAGCTGCTTCGATGA
- a CDS encoding shikimate kinase — protein MTPASGGPVVLLIGPPGSGKTTVGELVAKALEVPFVDTDQVIEAEQGRRIAEIFVEDGEPHFRELEAEAVARATTWDGVVAVGGGAPMTESTAALLESLPVVFLDVTIADAAVRVGFSTARPLLAVNPRATWTRLMAERRPTYERLATWVVDTEGRVAEDVAAEVVAKVNHE, from the coding sequence ATGACCCCGGCGAGCGGCGGGCCGGTGGTGCTGCTCATCGGCCCGCCCGGGTCCGGCAAGACCACGGTCGGGGAGCTGGTCGCGAAGGCCCTCGAGGTGCCGTTCGTCGACACCGACCAGGTGATCGAGGCCGAGCAGGGTCGGCGGATCGCGGAGATCTTCGTCGAGGACGGCGAACCGCACTTCCGTGAGCTGGAGGCGGAAGCGGTCGCCCGCGCGACGACCTGGGACGGCGTCGTCGCGGTCGGTGGCGGCGCGCCGATGACCGAGTCGACGGCCGCCCTGCTGGAGTCGCTGCCCGTGGTCTTCCTGGACGTGACGATCGCCGACGCGGCGGTCCGGGTCGGCTTCTCCACGGCTCGTCCGCTGCTGGCGGTGAACCCCCGCGCGACCTGGACGCGGCTGATGGCCGAGCGCCGCCCGACCTACGAGCGGTTGGCGACCTGGGTGGTCGACACCGAGGGCCGGGTCGCCGAGGATGTCGCGGCCGAGGTCGTGGCTAAGGTGAATCATGAGTAA
- the aroB gene encoding 3-dehydroquinate synthase produces the protein MSNANVIRVGDDYDVVIGNGVLDQVVAAVPDGAQRVLVVHAPVMADAAATIAAAATAAGLEPFVESLPDAEAAKTADVAIRLWSVLAEAGFTRTDAVIALGGGATTDLGGFVAATWLRGVPVVQVPSTVLGMVDAAVGGKTGINIPEGKNLVGSFHPPAAVICDLDLLHTLPRADLVAGLAEVVKCGFIADPRILELAADPDAALDVQGAVLPELVARAVQVKADVVSADLREAGLREILNYGHTFAHAVEQVSGFSWRHGDAVALGMVYVAELSRRAGLIDDALVARHRRALQTVGLPTSYSIDGDVDERWRALRAAMGRDKKTRGSTLRFVALTDVAAPTRLVGPDEDLLREAFDAVRS, from the coding sequence ATGAGTAATGCCAATGTGATCCGGGTCGGTGACGACTACGACGTGGTGATCGGCAACGGCGTGTTGGACCAGGTGGTCGCCGCGGTGCCGGACGGCGCCCAACGGGTCCTCGTCGTGCATGCACCGGTGATGGCCGACGCCGCGGCAACGATCGCCGCCGCGGCCACCGCCGCGGGGCTGGAGCCCTTCGTCGAGTCGTTGCCCGACGCCGAGGCCGCCAAGACGGCCGACGTGGCGATCCGGCTCTGGTCGGTGCTCGCCGAGGCCGGGTTCACCAGGACCGACGCGGTGATCGCACTCGGCGGTGGCGCGACGACCGACCTGGGCGGTTTCGTCGCGGCGACCTGGTTGCGCGGGGTGCCGGTGGTGCAGGTCCCCAGCACGGTGCTCGGGATGGTCGACGCCGCCGTCGGCGGCAAGACCGGCATCAACATCCCCGAGGGCAAGAACCTCGTCGGGTCGTTCCATCCGCCCGCTGCGGTGATCTGCGACCTCGACCTGCTGCACACCCTGCCCCGGGCCGATCTGGTGGCCGGACTCGCCGAGGTGGTCAAGTGCGGCTTCATCGCCGACCCGCGGATCCTGGAGCTGGCGGCGGATCCGGACGCGGCGCTCGACGTGCAGGGCGCGGTGCTGCCCGAACTCGTGGCCCGTGCGGTGCAGGTCAAGGCCGATGTGGTGTCCGCGGACCTGCGCGAGGCCGGGCTGCGGGAGATCCTGAACTACGGACACACCTTCGCGCACGCGGTCGAGCAGGTCTCCGGCTTCAGCTGGCGGCACGGCGACGCCGTCGCGCTCGGGATGGTGTATGTCGCGGAGCTGTCCCGTCGGGCCGGCCTCATCGACGACGCCCTGGTCGCGCGGCACCGGCGGGCGCTGCAGACGGTCGGTCTGCCCACGTCATACAGCATCGACGGGGACGTCGACGAGCGCTGGCGCGCGCTACGGGCGGCGATGGGTCGTGACAAGAAGACCCGGGGCTCCACGCTGCGCTTCGTGGCGCTGACCGACGTCGCGGCGCCGACCCGGCTCGTCGGCCCGGACGAGGACCTGTTGCGAGAGGCGTTCGACGCCGTACGGTCGTGA
- a CDS encoding O-acetyl-ADP-ribose deacetylase, with translation MNVSAVLADITTLHVDAVVNAANSSLMGGGGVDGAIHRAGGRTILEECRQLRETRYPDGLPTGQAVATTAGELPARWVIHTVGPVHSRQEDRSALLAGCYRNSLRVADEVGARTIAFPAISAGIFGWPMDDAARIAVRTVQGTETSVAEVTFALFGADALALFEAQLAGA, from the coding sequence ATGAACGTGTCTGCGGTCCTTGCCGACATCACCACATTGCACGTGGATGCCGTTGTCAATGCTGCGAATTCGTCGCTGATGGGCGGCGGGGGAGTCGACGGTGCGATCCACCGGGCGGGTGGCCGCACGATCCTGGAGGAGTGCCGGCAACTGCGCGAGACCCGCTACCCCGACGGATTGCCGACCGGTCAGGCGGTGGCGACCACCGCCGGTGAACTGCCCGCACGGTGGGTGATCCACACGGTGGGTCCGGTCCACTCCCGGCAGGAGGACCGCTCCGCGCTGCTCGCCGGGTGCTACCGCAACTCGTTGCGCGTGGCGGACGAGGTGGGTGCACGGACCATCGCGTTCCCGGCGATCTCGGCGGGCATCTTCGGCTGGCCCATGGACGACGCGGCACGCATCGCGGTGCGGACCGTGCAGGGGACCGAGACCTCCGTGGCCGAGGTCACGTTCGCACTGTTCGGGGCCGACGCCCTGGCGCTGTTCGAGGCGCAACTGGCGGGCGCGTGA
- the efp gene encoding elongation factor P: MASTNDLKNGLVLNIEGQLWSVVEFQHVKPGKGPAFVRTKLKNVLSGKTVDRTFNAGVKVETANVDRSDMQYLYNDGTDYIFMDTKTYDQLPIPADVVGKAADYLLENQEAIVAQHDGTVLYVELPASVVLEISHTEPGLQGDRSSGGTKPATLETGAEIQVPLFLETGTKVKVDTRDGSYLGRVS, translated from the coding sequence GTGGCATCAACCAACGACCTGAAGAACGGCCTGGTGCTCAACATCGAAGGCCAGCTGTGGTCCGTGGTCGAGTTCCAGCACGTCAAGCCCGGCAAGGGTCCGGCGTTCGTCCGGACCAAGCTGAAGAACGTCCTGTCCGGCAAGACCGTCGACCGGACCTTCAACGCCGGCGTGAAGGTGGAGACCGCCAACGTCGACCGCTCCGACATGCAGTACCTCTACAACGACGGAACCGACTACATCTTCATGGACACCAAGACCTACGACCAGCTGCCGATCCCGGCCGACGTCGTCGGTAAGGCGGCCGACTACCTGCTGGAGAACCAGGAAGCCATCGTCGCCCAGCACGACGGCACCGTCCTGTATGTCGAACTGCCCGCCTCCGTGGTGCTCGAGATCAGCCACACCGAGCCCGGCCTGCAGGGTGACCGCTCGTCCGGCGGCACCAAGCCCGCAACGCTGGAGACCGGCGCCGAGATCCAGGTGCCGCTCTTCCTGGAGACCGGCACCAAGGTCAAGGTCGACACCCGGGACGGTTCCTACCTGGGCCGCGTCAGCTGA
- the nusB gene encoding transcription antitermination factor NusB, with translation MSTPARRGSRSKARKKALDLLFEAEQRGVNARELVDQRVAEPTTQTPLPDYTVQIVRGVVEHWAAINDALQTYSSSDWPPERMPAVDRALLRSATWELVWSDVDSPVVISEAVKLAQELSTDSSPKFVNGLLDKIAGVKQSLV, from the coding sequence GTGAGCACCCCAGCGCGGCGCGGGTCGCGCAGCAAGGCCCGCAAGAAGGCGCTCGACCTGCTCTTCGAGGCCGAACAGCGCGGTGTCAACGCCCGGGAGCTCGTCGACCAGCGGGTTGCCGAGCCGACGACGCAGACGCCGCTGCCGGACTACACCGTGCAGATCGTGCGTGGCGTCGTCGAGCACTGGGCCGCGATCAATGACGCGTTGCAGACCTACAGCAGCAGCGACTGGCCGCCGGAGCGGATGCCCGCCGTCGACCGGGCGCTGCTGCGGTCGGCGACCTGGGAGCTGGTCTGGAGCGACGTCGACTCCCCGGTGGTGATCTCCGAGGCCGTGAAGCTCGCCCAGGAGCTGTCCACGGACAGTTCGCCGAAATTCGTCAACGGCCTGCTCGACAAGATCGCCGGCGTCAAACAGTCGCTGGTCTGA
- a CDS encoding DUF1624 domain-containing protein codes for MTRAAQAPVSSTGPDHAPADAGSGLPDSDRSPRPRWAVVDVLRGVAIVAVVAFHTTWDLGDLGLISWRISAHWSGKVIAHAIAGTFLVLVGVSLVLAHRRGIRWAAFWRRELKLVALALLITGVSLVYQPREVVTFGILHSIAVASVLVLPSVRAHRAVPWALAVVALALPWLVHLPGRSPWVSWTGLADGTQPALDWQPVLPWLALAFAGVGMMRWLLDAAGNGHEEVATVAGGSGLSGVSGEEVATEAGWSRMRAWRPASAPVRSLAAAGRHTLAIYLVHQPVVYGALWLINEFRT; via the coding sequence ATGACGAGAGCCGCCCAGGCACCGGTCTCCTCGACCGGTCCGGACCACGCACCGGCTGACGCCGGTAGCGGACTGCCGGATTCCGACCGCTCACCGCGCCCGCGGTGGGCGGTCGTCGACGTTCTGCGTGGCGTCGCGATCGTCGCAGTCGTCGCCTTCCACACCACCTGGGACCTCGGCGATCTCGGGCTGATCTCGTGGCGGATCAGCGCGCACTGGTCGGGCAAGGTGATCGCGCACGCGATCGCGGGCACCTTCCTGGTGCTGGTCGGCGTCTCGCTGGTGCTGGCCCACCGGCGGGGGATCCGCTGGGCGGCGTTCTGGCGCCGGGAGCTCAAACTCGTGGCGCTGGCACTGCTGATCACCGGCGTCAGCCTGGTCTACCAGCCCCGGGAGGTCGTGACCTTCGGGATCCTGCACTCCATCGCGGTCGCCTCGGTGCTGGTCCTGCCGTCCGTCCGGGCCCACCGGGCCGTGCCGTGGGCGCTCGCAGTCGTCGCACTCGCGCTGCCGTGGCTGGTGCACCTGCCCGGCCGCTCGCCGTGGGTCTCCTGGACCGGTCTCGCCGACGGCACGCAGCCGGCGCTGGACTGGCAGCCGGTGCTGCCGTGGCTCGCGCTGGCCTTCGCCGGGGTCGGGATGATGCGGTGGCTGCTGGACGCGGCGGGCAACGGGCACGAGGAAGTGGCGACAGTAGCGGGTGGCTCGGGGTTGTCCGGGGTTTCGGGCGAGGAAGTGGCGACGGAAGCGGGTTGGTCGCGGATGCGGGCCTGGCGTCCCGCGTCGGCTCCGGTGCGCTCGCTGGCCGCGGCGGGGCGGCATACCCTCGCGATCTACCTGGTCCACCAGCCGGTCGTGTATGGCGCCCTCTGGCTGATCAACGAGTTCCGCACCTGA
- the pyrR gene encoding bifunctional pyr operon transcriptional regulator/uracil phosphoribosyltransferase PyrR, whose amino-acid sequence MERPDSAVPRPDADPAGRIVLTSSDISRALRRIAHEIIEHNKGVQDLVVLGIPTRGEVLAQRIVTLLGEIEGADVPVGSLDVTMYRDDLRSQPTRAVGNTSIPEGGVDGHTVVLVDDVLYSGRTVRAALDALGDLGRPRAVRLAVLVDRGHRELPIRADHVGKNLPTARAERVSVRLSEHDGVEEVRIATPHEALHGDAEETS is encoded by the coding sequence ATGGAGCGTCCTGACTCAGCTGTACCCAGGCCCGACGCCGACCCGGCCGGCCGCATTGTTCTCACTTCTTCCGACATCTCCCGCGCCCTGCGCCGCATCGCGCACGAGATCATCGAGCACAACAAGGGTGTGCAGGATCTCGTCGTGCTCGGCATCCCGACGCGCGGCGAGGTGCTCGCGCAGCGCATCGTGACCCTGCTCGGAGAGATCGAGGGCGCCGACGTGCCCGTCGGCTCGCTCGACGTCACGATGTACCGCGACGACCTGCGCAGCCAGCCGACCCGCGCGGTCGGGAACACCTCGATCCCCGAAGGCGGCGTCGACGGGCACACCGTGGTCCTCGTGGACGACGTGCTGTACTCCGGCCGCACCGTGCGGGCCGCGCTCGACGCCCTCGGCGATCTCGGCCGCCCGCGCGCAGTGCGGCTCGCGGTGCTGGTCGACCGTGGCCACCGCGAGCTACCGATCCGGGCCGACCACGTGGGCAAGAACCTCCCCACGGCGCGCGCCGAACGGGTCAGCGTCCGGCTGTCCGAGCACGACGGCGTCGAGGAAGTCCGCATCGCCACACCTCACGAAGCACTTCACGGGGACGCCGAGGAGACCTCATGA
- a CDS encoding aspartate carbamoyltransferase catalytic subunit has product MKHLLSAADLSRDEAEQILATAAQMHDVQRREVKKLPVLRGRTVVNLFFEDSTRTRSSFEIAGKWLSADVINVSAKGSSVSKGESLRDTVMTVAAMGVDALVIRHHASGAPSQVTQWVDAAVVNAGDGTHEHPTQALLDAYTMRSKLGDLAGRRVGIIGDLTHSRVVRSNLILLRTLGAEVTLVAPPTLMPSGIADWAGAAGFSYSYDFDEVLPELDAAMMLRVQKERMTGGFFPTPREYTVGYGLTRERLRALPEHAVICHPGPMNRGLEITADAADEARSLILDQVSAGVAVRMSVLYHLLGGAEQA; this is encoded by the coding sequence ATGAAGCACCTGTTGTCAGCGGCCGACCTGAGCCGCGACGAGGCCGAGCAGATCCTGGCAACGGCCGCCCAGATGCACGACGTACAGCGGCGGGAGGTCAAGAAGCTGCCGGTGCTGCGCGGGCGCACCGTGGTGAACCTGTTCTTCGAGGATTCGACCCGCACCCGATCGTCCTTCGAGATCGCCGGCAAGTGGCTGTCGGCGGACGTCATCAACGTCTCGGCGAAGGGCTCCTCGGTCAGCAAGGGTGAGTCGCTGCGCGACACGGTGATGACGGTCGCGGCCATGGGGGTCGATGCGCTGGTCATCCGGCACCATGCGAGCGGTGCACCGTCGCAGGTCACCCAGTGGGTGGATGCCGCCGTCGTGAATGCCGGCGACGGCACCCACGAGCACCCCACCCAGGCCCTGCTCGACGCCTACACGATGCGCTCGAAGCTCGGCGACCTCGCGGGCCGGCGGGTCGGCATCATCGGCGACCTGACCCACTCACGGGTCGTGCGCAGCAACCTGATCCTGTTGCGCACCCTGGGCGCGGAGGTCACGCTGGTGGCGCCGCCGACGCTGATGCCCAGCGGCATCGCGGACTGGGCCGGCGCGGCAGGGTTCTCGTACTCCTACGACTTCGACGAGGTGCTGCCCGAGCTGGACGCGGCGATGATGCTGCGCGTCCAGAAGGAGCGTATGACGGGAGGCTTCTTCCCCACGCCGCGCGAATACACCGTCGGGTACGGCCTGACGCGAGAACGCCTCCGAGCCTTGCCCGAACACGCGGTCATCTGTCACCCGGGGCCGATGAACCGGGGGCTGGAGATCACCGCCGACGCGGCCGACGAAGCACGATCGCTGATCCTCGACCAGGTCTCGGCCGGGGTCGCGGTGCGGATGAGCGTGCTGTACCACCTGCTCGGAGGGGCGGAACAAGCATGA